A portion of the Candidatus Marinarcus aquaticus genome contains these proteins:
- a CDS encoding type II toxin-antitoxin system antitoxin SocA domain-containing protein, whose amino-acid sequence MDMTKVANVILYMLHKQVKHLNDKKVSILLFLMDYNHQKFCGQKIFGDEYVKVSRNPEPVILSEIFDIIANQEDLDESDERLFLIQELLDYLDIEIETKENYIELDFLQMEEEFDESLFSKDEMKTIHKIIQDFADTTPRNIANACFKLEEVRNTTKGDVIL is encoded by the coding sequence ATGGATATGACCAAAGTAGCAAACGTTATTTTATACATGCTTCACAAACAAGTAAAACATCTTAATGATAAAAAAGTATCCATTCTTCTTTTTTTAATGGATTATAACCACCAAAAATTTTGCGGACAAAAAATTTTTGGTGATGAATATGTCAAAGTTTCAAGAAACCCAGAACCTGTAATATTAAGTGAAATTTTTGATATCATTGCCAACCAAGAAGATTTGGATGAAAGCGATGAACGTCTCTTTTTGATTCAAGAACTGCTTGATTATTTGGACATTGAAATCGAAACTAAAGAGAACTATATTGAACTCGATTTTCTACAAATGGAAGAAGAGTTTGATGAATCACTCTTTTCAAAAGATGAGATGAAAACCATTCATAAAATCATTCAAGATTTTGCAGATACTACTCCAAGAAATATTGCTAATGCTTGCTTTAAACTTGAAGAGGTTCGTAATACAACAAAAGGTGATGTAATTCTTTGA
- a CDS encoding precorrin-3B C(17)-methyltransferase → MNRLYIVSSGAGGVNYMTPEAYQAIEESSVVVAYSKYARELESILKGKELYTSGMTHEIERCNQAITFAQSGKTTSIISNGDANVFGMATLIVELMDEKNLWDEIELISLPGVTSFLAAASKAGAPVSQDFSIISLSDRLTNIDLIDKRVHLALDCDFVLGIYNPKSKKRIQPYLNFLFRLQEVPERIVIVAQNVGRKEKEEITVTTTTHLIKEGIAYEKVGMNTMIIVCNSSSKLTKNGLVLTPRGYLNKYDMQGELKENV, encoded by the coding sequence ATGAACAGATTATACATCGTAAGCAGTGGTGCAGGAGGAGTAAACTATATGACTCCTGAAGCATACCAAGCGATTGAAGAAAGTAGCGTGGTGGTTGCTTATTCAAAATATGCACGTGAATTGGAAAGCATCTTAAAAGGAAAAGAGCTTTATACTTCGGGGATGACTCATGAAATAGAGCGTTGCAATCAGGCCATAACCTTTGCACAAAGTGGTAAAACCACCTCCATTATCTCAAACGGAGATGCCAATGTCTTTGGCATGGCAACACTCATTGTGGAATTAATGGATGAGAAAAATCTGTGGGATGAGATTGAACTTATTTCTCTTCCGGGCGTAACTTCATTTTTAGCAGCAGCTTCAAAAGCAGGCGCTCCTGTGTCACAAGATTTTTCTATCATTTCATTATCGGACAGATTAACCAATATTGACCTGATTGATAAAAGAGTACACTTGGCACTTGATTGTGATTTTGTATTGGGTATTTACAATCCCAAATCCAAAAAACGAATACAACCGTATTTGAACTTTTTATTTCGACTTCAAGAAGTACCAGAGCGTATTGTTATTGTGGCTCAAAATGTGGGCAGAAAAGAGAAAGAGGAAATCACCGTTACAACCACGACACACTTAATCAAGGAAGGCATTGCTTATGAAAAAGTGGGCATGAATACCATGATTATTGTCTGTAACAGCAGCAGTAAATTGACAAAAAATGGATTGGTGCTAACTCCAAGAGGTTATTTGAATAAGTATGATATGCAAGGTGAACTCAAAGAAAACGTTTAA
- a CDS encoding LysE family translocator: protein MNMELLLAYTVVAFFYVTSPGPAIFLAIANGLRSDMPTVAISSSANVLGLFILSTASILGLGVIITTSATLFMIVKVIGALYLIYLGVKFLRSNTQINMSNCETKVIQKSKKSYFSEAFFLAVTNPKPILFFTAIFPQFLDIHKNITEQFFVMTLIFLCISFCSLCTYAYIARRSKMWLTQQSRMDWFHKLTGGLFIAMGIGLLQLKNKMN, encoded by the coding sequence ATGAATATGGAACTGCTTTTAGCTTATACCGTTGTAGCTTTTTTTTATGTCACAAGCCCAGGTCCTGCCATTTTTTTAGCCATTGCCAATGGTTTACGTTCCGATATGCCTACTGTGGCAATCTCTTCAAGTGCTAATGTATTGGGGCTTTTTATTTTATCAACGGCTTCTATTTTAGGTTTGGGTGTGATTATCACAACATCTGCAACACTGTTCATGATTGTAAAAGTTATAGGAGCACTCTATTTAATCTACTTAGGTGTGAAGTTTTTACGTTCTAATACGCAGATTAATATGAGCAATTGTGAAACAAAAGTGATTCAAAAAAGTAAAAAATCTTACTTTTCTGAAGCCTTTTTTTTAGCGGTGACTAATCCGAAACCCATACTGTTTTTTACTGCCATTTTTCCTCAGTTTTTAGATATTCATAAAAATATCACAGAACAATTTTTTGTGATGACTTTGATTTTTTTATGTATCTCTTTTTGTTCTCTTTGCACTTATGCATATATCGCTCGACGTTCAAAAATGTGGTTGACACAACAAAGCAGAATGGATTGGTTTCATAAGCTCACGGGTGGTCTGTTTATTGCCATGGGCATTGGATTGTTGCAGCTTAAGAATAAAATGAATTAA
- a CDS encoding SEL1-like repeat protein, whose translation MFSFTEAKSTKPEFLRTCQKSHTHNICKCSYSLFTRRFQPKEIKDKEKQTQLQKYVQACTNLSNQLNIYSFDKFEKIVTTSQHVNWKSFSNEKQNRLLHIIKESRRVYFKTCQVGFEQGCFNIATIYQQGLTTAKNLSKANLFLKKACQNGMKSICH comes from the coding sequence TTGTTCAGTTTCACTGAAGCAAAAAGTACCAAACCAGAGTTTTTAAGAACTTGCCAAAAGAGTCACACTCACAATATTTGTAAATGCAGCTACAGTCTTTTTACTCGTCGTTTTCAACCTAAAGAGATTAAAGACAAAGAGAAACAAACACAACTGCAAAAATATGTTCAAGCATGCACGAATTTAAGCAATCAGCTCAATATCTATAGCTTTGATAAGTTTGAAAAAATCGTCACAACAAGTCAACATGTCAATTGGAAATCTTTTTCAAATGAGAAACAAAACAGACTTTTACATATCATCAAAGAGAGTCGTCGAGTCTATTTTAAAACATGTCAAGTTGGATTTGAACAAGGGTGTTTTAATATTGCTACTATTTACCAACAAGGTTTAACCACCGCTAAAAATCTCTCAAAAGCAAACCTCTTTTTAAAAAAAGCGTGTCAAAATGGCATGAAGAGTATCTGCCATTAA
- a CDS encoding cobalt-precorrin-4/precorrin-4 C(11)-methyltransferase: protein MVYFIGAGPGDPELISVKAMKILQKADAVLYTGSLVPKEVLSWCKEDAIIQDSQGMKYPEIFEFLLQHKAKIVARVHTGDPSLYSTIAKQIEYLKAHDIAYSVIPGITAAFGAAASLGIEYTIPGVSQTIILTRVEGKTPNPEALENILSCKHSSHAFYLSILLIKKIKNTALKLGYSEETPCWVVEKATWSDEKIYKGSITTIEEKVKHIKGVALILFGAFLHQKESEESHLYVKPLIKELENRA from the coding sequence ATGGTTTATTTTATTGGAGCAGGTCCGGGTGACCCTGAACTTATCAGTGTCAAAGCCATGAAGATACTTCAAAAAGCCGATGCTGTATTATACACAGGCTCACTTGTGCCCAAAGAGGTGCTTTCATGGTGTAAAGAAGATGCCATTATTCAAGACAGTCAAGGCATGAAATATCCAGAGATATTTGAGTTTTTATTACAACATAAAGCAAAAATAGTCGCTCGTGTTCATACGGGTGACCCCTCTTTATACTCAACCATTGCCAAGCAAATAGAGTATCTCAAAGCCCATGATATCGCATACAGTGTTATTCCTGGTATTACTGCTGCATTTGGTGCAGCTGCCAGCTTGGGTATAGAGTATACTATTCCAGGTGTTTCACAAACTATTATTTTAACACGTGTGGAAGGAAAAACACCCAACCCTGAAGCACTGGAGAATATCTTGTCATGCAAACACTCTTCACATGCGTTTTATCTTTCGATATTATTGATTAAAAAGATAAAAAATACAGCACTGAAACTGGGATACTCTGAAGAGACACCGTGTTGGGTGGTTGAAAAAGCAACATGGAGTGATGAGAAGATATATAAGGGTTCGATTACTACCATTGAAGAAAAAGTCAAACACATCAAAGGTGTGGCACTGATTTTGTTTGGTGCATTTTTGCATCAAAAAGAGAGTGAAGAGTCACACTTGTATGTGAAACCTTTAATCAAAGAGTTGGAAAACAGAGCATGA
- a CDS encoding cobalt-precorrin 5A hydrolase, with the protein MKIAIISINQPSYQSALTLASYLDEHEVDIYAKEKESSCLLYEKVDDIFKDAWNSYDAFICIMATGIVVRKIAPFLQNKAHDPAVLVMSIDLLKVMPLLSGHLGGANELGTLISKRIKGCINFVTTATDQMKVFAFDMFAKKYEMNIENLDKLAHISNRLINQKRVKVATYDAVYQSIENTKNLERISFDEVDENSVLISAFGKVEQLHLKPMVFLGIGCNRGTTCGEIEEAFTSFLQKHSLHKEQIKSIASYEAKKDEQGLLEFALKHQLEITFFNEKDINTLEGEFSPSQAQKFFNLKGVAEPSSILISIFKELVLPKEIYNKKITIAGAI; encoded by the coding sequence ATGAAAATTGCTATTATCTCGATTAATCAACCCAGTTATCAAAGTGCACTAACACTCGCATCGTATCTGGATGAACATGAAGTTGATATCTATGCTAAAGAGAAAGAGAGTTCATGTTTGCTTTATGAAAAGGTGGATGATATTTTTAAAGACGCTTGGAATAGTTATGATGCCTTTATTTGTATCATGGCCACAGGTATAGTTGTGCGAAAGATTGCTCCTTTTTTACAAAATAAAGCCCATGACCCAGCCGTGTTAGTCATGAGTATTGATCTGTTAAAAGTGATGCCTTTGTTAAGTGGTCATCTTGGTGGTGCCAATGAGTTGGGAACACTAATTTCAAAACGTATTAAAGGGTGTATCAACTTTGTAACAACGGCAACGGATCAAATGAAAGTTTTTGCTTTTGATATGTTTGCCAAAAAATATGAGATGAACATTGAAAACTTAGATAAATTAGCCCATATCTCAAACCGATTAATCAATCAAAAAAGAGTTAAAGTTGCAACGTATGATGCGGTGTATCAAAGTATAGAAAATACAAAGAATTTAGAGCGTATCTCTTTTGATGAAGTCGATGAAAACAGTGTGCTTATCTCTGCATTTGGGAAAGTTGAACAACTGCATCTAAAACCAATGGTGTTTTTAGGAATAGGGTGCAACAGAGGCACTACGTGCGGTGAGATAGAAGAAGCTTTTACCTCTTTTTTACAAAAACACAGTTTGCACAAAGAACAGATTAAAAGTATTGCTTCGTATGAAGCAAAAAAAGATGAGCAAGGTCTTTTAGAGTTTGCTTTAAAACATCAGTTAGAAATTACTTTTTTTAATGAAAAAGATATCAACACTTTAGAAGGTGAGTTCTCCCCCTCACAAGCACAAAAGTTTTTTAACCTAAAAGGGGTCGCTGAACCTTCAAGTATTTTGATATCAATCTTTAAAGAGTTGGTTCTACCCAAAGAGATTTACAATAAAAAAATTACCATAGCAGGAGCAATATAA
- a CDS encoding response regulator: protein MKTFNILIIEDEFLIALNLKQILERNNYKVIGIAKDSSSALFHVQNNKIDLILADIYIAGHLNGIETVKLIQNSFDIPVIFLTAHQEEKFLKQASQVNFLGYIVKPYFEETFLREVKLAYYTILNSHNNISLKLTQTLSYNIQEQSLKENEEEMILSRNEKQLLHLLVVNKNRIVLNEQIDSLLWHDNPVDDTTRRQLLFRLRKKLPQLNIQTIKGVGYKFISEELL, encoded by the coding sequence ATGAAGACGTTTAATATATTAATCATCGAAGATGAATTTCTCATTGCTCTTAATTTAAAACAGATATTAGAAAGAAATAATTATAAAGTTATTGGCATTGCAAAAGACAGCAGTAGCGCACTGTTTCATGTTCAAAATAATAAAATCGATTTGATATTAGCTGATATTTATATTGCAGGTCATTTAAATGGCATTGAAACGGTGAAATTGATTCAAAATAGTTTTGATATACCTGTTATTTTTCTCACAGCCCACCAAGAAGAGAAGTTTTTAAAACAAGCTTCACAAGTAAACTTTTTAGGATACATTGTTAAACCCTATTTTGAAGAGACATTTTTAAGAGAGGTCAAACTTGCTTATTATACGATCTTGAATTCTCATAATAACATCAGCCTAAAACTTACTCAAACTTTGTCATATAACATTCAAGAACAAAGTCTTAAAGAGAACGAAGAAGAGATGATTCTCAGTCGGAATGAGAAACAACTACTGCATTTATTAGTGGTCAATAAAAACAGAATCGTTTTAAATGAACAAATCGATTCACTGCTTTGGCACGATAATCCAGTGGATGATACAACACGTCGACAACTTCTTTTCAGATTACGCAAAAAACTGCCCCAACTTAATATTCAAACCATCAAAGGTGTAGGTTATAAATTTATTTCAGAAGAGCTTCTGTGA
- the cobA gene encoding uroporphyrinogen-III C-methyltransferase gives MSKKIYLVGAGPGDIELLTIKGLNILKKADVVLYDALVNPKMLEFCKQDTLKINVGKRKDYHLKKQEEINELIINYAKEYEVVVRLKGGTPFVFGRGYEEVRAIKQAGYEPVVISGVSSTTSVLENFMIPSIDREFSDAYRTITGHDTQRFSEIITAFHPRENLVIMMGVHNLEKIVHTLLEKGFPSSMPIAILSRGTTQNAQQLLFTLEELKHKEKSFFEEAKKLTPAIIFVGETLNATKVLLC, from the coding sequence ATGAGTAAAAAAATATATTTAGTGGGCGCAGGACCAGGGGATATTGAACTGTTGACCATCAAAGGTTTGAATATCTTAAAAAAAGCAGATGTGGTTTTATATGATGCCTTAGTTAATCCAAAAATGCTGGAGTTTTGTAAACAAGATACCCTAAAAATCAATGTGGGAAAAAGAAAAGATTATCATTTAAAAAAACAAGAAGAGATTAATGAACTCATTATCAACTATGCCAAAGAGTATGAAGTTGTAGTACGCCTTAAAGGAGGAACGCCTTTTGTTTTTGGACGAGGCTATGAAGAAGTTCGTGCAATTAAACAAGCAGGATATGAACCTGTGGTAATAAGTGGGGTGAGTTCCACGACGTCTGTACTTGAAAATTTTATGATCCCATCCATTGACAGAGAGTTCAGTGATGCATACAGAACCATTACAGGGCATGACACTCAACGTTTTTCTGAAATTATTACCGCTTTTCATCCCCGAGAAAATTTGGTAATTATGATGGGTGTACACAACTTAGAAAAGATTGTGCATACCCTGTTGGAAAAAGGCTTTCCTAGCAGTATGCCTATTGCCATTTTAAGTCGAGGTACAACCCAAAATGCACAACAACTTCTCTTTACACTTGAAGAGTTGAAACACAAAGAGAAAAGTTTTTTTGAAGAGGCGAAAAAACTTACACCTGCGATTATTTTTGTGGGTGAAACGCTTAATGCAACAAAAGTATTACTTTGTTAA
- a CDS encoding response regulator, which produces MKKINILIIEDTTLTAQKMKRTLQWAGYHVAAIAYNSDAAIGVMFKEHIDIIIADINIKGEINGIQTAKVIQKNFNVPVIFLTSYHDDSTLAEASSVDFTGYIVKPYLDAHLLREVKLASFRFGLNDRIEPITLNSGYIYDATSKRLHKENKEITLTKKEEMFLHILVQNKNSMISNEYVDLVLWHDSTTYDENRRQLLFRLRKKVPELNIETLKGKGYILKV; this is translated from the coding sequence ATGAAAAAAATCAATATATTAATCATTGAAGATACCACATTGACGGCCCAAAAAATGAAACGAACATTACAGTGGGCGGGTTACCATGTCGCTGCCATAGCATATAACAGTGATGCGGCCATAGGTGTGATGTTTAAAGAGCACATTGATATTATTATTGCTGATATTAATATCAAAGGGGAAATCAATGGTATTCAAACAGCAAAAGTGATTCAAAAAAACTTCAATGTACCCGTTATATTTTTAACTTCATATCATGATGATTCTACATTGGCAGAAGCTTCAAGTGTTGATTTTACAGGTTATATTGTAAAACCTTATTTGGATGCACACCTTTTACGAGAGGTCAAATTGGCTTCATTTCGTTTTGGATTAAATGATAGAATTGAACCCATCACGTTAAACAGTGGTTATATCTATGATGCAACCAGTAAACGGTTGCATAAAGAGAATAAAGAGATTACATTAACCAAAAAAGAGGAGATGTTTTTGCATATTTTAGTTCAAAATAAAAACAGCATGATCTCCAATGAATATGTTGATTTGGTTTTGTGGCATGACTCCACAACTTATGATGAAAACCGACGTCAGTTGCTTTTTCGTTTAAGAAAAAAGGTACCTGAACTGAACATTGAAACACTCAAAGGTAAAGGGTATATTTTAAAGGTATAA
- a CDS encoding 7TM diverse intracellular signaling domain-containing protein, which produces MRSLILFILFCFHLHAFSVTEKDKVIPLLEHATIYHDMGNKENITTILAQPEKFSLPSKNQIDYCNLKPESVWIKFRLNNESEISLERIISINNLTTEEVTLYEIKNNQILWEKTTGLFHLDKFAGTIFYNITFTLQPHTTHEFYLYVKNEQLSLWFKPELFTPDEFYKKDSLEQLIWALFFGGILSLAIYNAFLFFFTKDRIYFYYLLYLVATLMQNQLSLFAKFHLFPMQSIEFIKVDHYFSVFYINVLVTFAMALFIRCFLNTPQYKKIDITLRGLIYMIPLYFILQLFNVFTISQVVFFQFFTPYYFLWIGFYALYKKNPQAKFFIMGWSLALLGWLSVFFQYMGIFPVEEFFAYTFEVLIISEVILFAIFLAYRIKSLEKKKSDLTKSLLIQQRNESRRLEQIVQLRTQELNNELKQNELLLKELHHRVKNNMQFITSLYALKLNDNNDTHIQEKLYDVERKIHAMSIVHQMLYNQKNLVHIDAKEYFEKVLDNIKNSFELENITFHLNINATLDTEEAIYCGLIVNELVTNAIKHAFDGAQGIISIELHDFNSGILLKVSDNGKGLTKTNKLTFGQMMVESLAQEQLEGELKTVVDNGTHISLWFKNKKYHTQYND; this is translated from the coding sequence ATGCGCTCTTTAATTCTGTTTATTCTGTTCTGTTTTCATCTGCATGCTTTCAGTGTTACTGAAAAAGACAAAGTAATACCGCTGTTAGAACATGCCACCATTTATCATGACATGGGAAATAAAGAGAACATTACAACCATTCTGGCTCAACCAGAAAAGTTTTCATTACCCTCAAAAAATCAAATTGATTACTGCAACTTAAAACCCGAAAGTGTTTGGATCAAATTCAGATTAAATAATGAAAGTGAAATTTCACTTGAACGCATCATATCCATTAATAACCTTACAACAGAAGAAGTCACTCTGTATGAAATAAAAAACAACCAAATACTTTGGGAAAAAACCACCGGACTTTTTCACCTTGATAAATTTGCGGGAACCATTTTCTACAATATCACCTTTACACTGCAACCCCATACGACTCATGAGTTCTATTTATATGTAAAAAATGAACAACTCTCACTGTGGTTTAAACCTGAACTTTTTACACCCGATGAGTTTTATAAAAAAGATTCACTGGAACAACTTATTTGGGCTCTGTTTTTTGGAGGAATTCTCTCTTTAGCAATCTACAATGCCTTTTTGTTTTTCTTTACTAAAGATCGTATCTATTTTTATTATCTGTTGTACCTTGTTGCTACGTTGATGCAAAATCAATTATCTCTTTTTGCTAAATTCCACCTCTTTCCAATGCAAAGCATTGAGTTTATTAAAGTGGATCATTACTTCTCTGTTTTTTATATCAATGTACTGGTTACTTTTGCTATGGCACTGTTTATACGATGCTTTTTAAATACCCCACAATATAAAAAAATTGACATCACTCTAAGAGGCCTCATTTACATGATTCCGCTCTATTTTATATTGCAACTGTTTAATGTGTTTACCATTTCTCAAGTGGTATTTTTCCAGTTTTTTACGCCATACTACTTTTTATGGATTGGATTTTATGCACTGTATAAAAAGAATCCACAAGCAAAGTTTTTTATTATGGGATGGAGTTTAGCCCTTTTAGGTTGGCTAAGTGTCTTCTTTCAATACATGGGGATTTTCCCTGTAGAAGAGTTTTTTGCTTATACTTTTGAAGTGCTGATCATCTCAGAAGTTATTCTTTTTGCTATTTTTCTTGCTTACAGAATCAAATCATTGGAGAAAAAAAAGAGTGACTTAACAAAATCTTTACTCATACAGCAAAGAAATGAGTCCAGACGTTTAGAACAGATTGTGCAACTTCGAACACAAGAGTTGAACAACGAATTAAAACAAAATGAACTGCTGCTTAAAGAGTTGCATCATCGAGTCAAAAACAACATGCAATTCATCACCTCACTGTATGCACTGAAACTCAATGACAACAATGATACACATATTCAAGAAAAACTCTATGATGTGGAGCGAAAAATCCATGCCATGAGTATTGTACATCAAATGCTTTATAACCAAAAAAACCTCGTCCATATCGATGCAAAAGAGTATTTTGAAAAGGTGCTTGATAATATCAAAAACAGTTTTGAACTTGAAAACATTACGTTTCATCTTAACATCAATGCGACACTGGACACGGAAGAAGCGATCTATTGTGGATTGATTGTCAATGAACTCGTTACCAATGCCATCAAACATGCCTTTGATGGAGCGCAAGGCATTATTTCTATTGAATTGCACGACTTCAACAGTGGAATCTTGCTTAAAGTATCCGACAATGGAAAAGGTCTTACAAAAACAAACAAACTCACTTTTGGGCAGATGATGGTTGAATCCTTAGCTCAAGAACAACTCGAAGGTGAACTCAAAACCGTTGTGGATAATGGCACGCATATCTCTTTATGGTTTAAAAACAAAAAATATCACACACAATATAACGATTAA
- a CDS encoding Ig-like domain-containing protein, with protein MSSFFKSQKKEFKSVVAASLLCCGTLTFSTSLENEFTQSSISDNGSEVRVFGVGEKSNDETYSGVGIEYKDDQSQAGLEYGNDYQKLYGVYKYALPQSFYIKGGLGYLKKEVLFGTHNIDIKQYTLGTSVGWGDDKNYNIELGYVGNRLRDAYEANGYTNTAYIEALGQYELNFTKDWGTLEAMLTYQNSHVYHNNYSGLIAQGAYYPIEDIRTFVQYNDAMQTDENDYRITLGVKYAFASKSWSPILTAQANTSNSVSYGIVYDEDIENDPLSNRDFFESQVSTATFKAQELASNEFNQRLNKSLNPRQKPNVEPSNSAPTGESFTVSAGWTKSVTVDLSSHIHDADGDALTINIVGKRHIGGLPYTITVTKSGTNVTVAYPGSVALPTYETFQVMYTVSDGENTSEVYTMTIAHLKLS; from the coding sequence ATGTCATCTTTTTTTAAGAGTCAAAAAAAAGAGTTCAAAAGTGTGGTGGCCGCATCACTTCTATGCTGTGGTACATTAACCTTTTCAACCTCATTAGAAAATGAATTCACACAATCCAGTATCTCAGATAATGGTTCAGAAGTAAGAGTCTTTGGTGTGGGTGAAAAAAGCAACGATGAAACCTACTCAGGAGTTGGAATTGAGTACAAAGATGACCAAAGCCAAGCTGGTTTAGAGTACGGCAATGATTATCAAAAACTCTATGGGGTCTATAAATATGCTCTTCCACAAAGTTTTTATATCAAAGGTGGACTTGGGTATTTAAAAAAAGAGGTACTCTTTGGTACACACAATATTGATATTAAGCAATACACACTGGGAACCTCTGTTGGTTGGGGAGATGATAAGAACTACAATATTGAGTTGGGATATGTGGGGAACAGACTGCGTGATGCGTATGAAGCCAATGGTTATACCAACACTGCTTACATTGAAGCTTTGGGTCAATATGAACTCAACTTTACCAAAGATTGGGGAACTCTTGAAGCCATGCTCACATACCAAAACTCACATGTTTATCACAACAACTATTCAGGTCTGATTGCCCAAGGGGCATATTATCCCATAGAAGATATACGAACCTTTGTACAATACAACGATGCAATGCAAACGGATGAAAACGATTATCGCATCACACTGGGAGTAAAATATGCCTTTGCTTCAAAAAGTTGGTCACCCATATTAACTGCTCAAGCGAATACTTCAAACTCTGTGTCATATGGCATTGTTTATGATGAAGATATTGAAAATGATCCGTTAAGTAACCGAGACTTCTTTGAAAGCCAAGTAAGTACTGCCACTTTTAAAGCACAAGAGTTGGCTTCCAATGAGTTCAATCAACGATTAAATAAGAGTCTCAATCCCAGACAAAAACCAAATGTAGAACCAAGTAATTCTGCTCCTACAGGAGAGAGTTTCACCGTCAGTGCAGGATGGACCAAAAGTGTTACTGTAGACTTAAGTTCACACATCCATGATGCTGATGGCGACGCACTTACAATAAATATTGTGGGAAAAAGACATATTGGTGGTCTTCCTTACACCATTACTGTGACGAAGTCAGGCACCAATGTAACAGTGGCTTACCCTGGAAGCGTAGCATTACCTACTTATGAAACTTTTCAGGTTATGTATACCGTCAGTGATGGGGAAAATACAAGTGAAGTCTATACTATGACAATTGCACATCTAAAATTGTCATAA
- a CDS encoding acyl carrier protein phosphodiesterase, producing MNWLAHIFLSEQDIDFQIANYLADPLKARAWENANNAIRKGMQTHICIDSYTDKHPLFLQSKQRLKSSGLLRGIVIDLTYDYLLTKNWERFCNIPLKEFLNTYHNEAKRVLPTLPLKVQIPLQRMVEFEILHQYQTLNQLHEAFQRVDKKVSQRVLNRDNATHYYDAVKENIEKIEEDFLAFFPQLCWHIKPLLNENRLNHWRI from the coding sequence ATGAATTGGCTGGCACATATCTTTTTATCGGAGCAAGATATCGACTTTCAAATTGCAAACTATTTAGCCGACCCTTTAAAAGCAAGAGCTTGGGAGAATGCAAATAATGCCATACGTAAAGGGATGCAAACACATATATGTATCGACTCCTATACAGACAAACATCCTCTTTTTTTACAAAGTAAGCAACGCCTTAAATCAAGTGGACTTTTAAGAGGCATTGTGATTGATTTAACATATGATTATTTATTGACAAAAAACTGGGAACGTTTTTGTAATATCCCACTTAAAGAGTTTTTAAATACCTATCATAATGAAGCAAAAAGAGTTTTGCCCACTCTTCCTTTAAAAGTACAAATACCTCTGCAAAGAATGGTCGAGTTTGAAATTTTGCACCAATACCAAACACTCAACCAGTTACATGAAGCTTTTCAAAGAGTTGACAAAAAAGTTTCACAAAGAGTACTCAACCGCGACAATGCTACACATTACTATGATGCCGTTAAAGAAAATATTGAAAAGATTGAAGAGGATTTTTTAGCTTTTTTCCCTCAACTGTGTTGGCATATAAAGCCTTTATTAAATGAAAACAGACTCAATCACTGGCGTATTTAA